The DNA window TTCAGGAGTTATAAAATCGATAAAAGTCGTTGTCCCTCCTGCAAGTGCAGCACGACCCCCTGATTCAAAGTCGTCGGCTGATAAGCCATTGGCTGTTGGTAAGTTAAGGTGGATGTGAGGATCTATTCCGGCGGGCAATATAAAAGCACCGTCGGCATCAATTGTTGGAATATTATTGATGTTAATTATAGGTTTTATCTTGCTTATTTTACCGCCATCAATTAATATGTCAGCTTTTGTTATTTTTGTAGGAAGAACAATATTCCCATTTTTTATTAGAAGCATCTTTGTTTATTTTCTGCACATCAAAGGTAAGAAAAAGCTATTTATTAGAGATGTTTTTGGTAAATAGGAGTGCCGTCTTCTAATATTTTTTCGAATCCTATTTTTTTGAGGTAAGCATCGTTCTTAGGACTGTAACTTCCGCTGATCAAGCTTTTTATATTTTTTTCTTTAAATATAGGTTGGTCGGCACTATATACATATTTTCCTAATTTATAGTCGCGGTATTCCGGAATCACATAATCCAGTTCAACGCAAAGTTTATTTCCATCAAGTAATCGACCAATAAAAATACCCGCTACTTGCATATTACGTAAAATTAGAAAGCTTAAATGGTCTTTGCTGTTTTTGACGGAGAAATCAGGATAGAATTTTGCAATATCTTCTTTATGAAAATGAACAAAATCTAAAAGATAATTATTATCGTTGCGAATCTCAAGAGTCCTAAAGAGTTCTTTTTTGTTATATTGTTTTACGAGAAAAACAATATTGGTTATCATAATAAAAGCATTAACAATACCTACCGGATAAGCTCCAATTCCAAATCCGTAGGTAGTAAACAAAATAGTTCCAATTAGACTAAACCAGCGCAAACGAATTATTGAACTGAAAGTCATTGCAAATGCGATAAAGAAAGATCCGAAGTAACCAATTACTTCAATAAGCGAAACATCTGACATAATTTAAAATTTGTGCAAAAGTAATCAATTAGTACTTATTGTTTGTTATAAGATTTAATTATCTAATTTATTGATTTAATCTTTTACTTCAAAGTCAAATAGCTTTAAATGAAATGCTTGTCCGTTTTTGTATATGCCAAAAATATATGTTTCGTATGTTCCCGTTTGATCTGAAGTGTAGAACTGCAATTTATTTGAGCTGTTTTTCTGAATAAATGGATCCCAATGCAGCAATGTTCTAAAATCGGCACTTCTAGACTTTAATTCTTCGCTTGAGTTATAATCTTTTGCTTTGAAATTATAAGCAGGGGAGATGGTTTGAAGTTCGGAAAATATTGCGGATTTGGGTATCTTTATTCCTCCTAAGTTATCGGTAAATGTGCTGATTGTAACGATTCCATTTAGAGTGTAGTCTCTCATAGTAAATGGAGTGTAATGGATTTCTATTTTATTAATTTCTGAGGGTGGAATGGTTAATAATTCTTCTATGTTAAAGATGGGTACTTCGTCAACTAAGACTAAAGGATTGTTATATAAAATATTATTTTCAATATCAACGACGGATAGTTTGTAAGAATTATTTCTTTTTCTAAGGCGTATAGTAGGAACTAATTCTTTGAATACCATTTTTAAAGTGGGTGTCGCAATATAGTCGTCAAGCACAACTGATATTTCCGGATCATCAAAAGAAAAGGGTAAATTCTCTATACTAAAGTCTTGTTGTTTTGATCTTGTTTTTTGAGATTTTGAGAATTGAGATGCGATTAACATTTTTTCTAATAAGCTTAAATGGGATGAGTCGAGAGTTAGTGCTATTGATTTGAAATCAGGAAAAACAGTAGTGAATTCTTCATCAATTTCTAATTCTATTTCATCTGTATTTTTGTAGAGAGGGCAGAGAAGAATATCTTTAGTGCCGTCATAATTAGTGATAGAGAATTGAAAACTGCCATTACTTTTTGAAGTTGTAATATAAATTTGTGGACGGTCTCCAAAAACGGATAAGTAGACCGGAATATTTGAAAGTGGTTTATGGGAAGATTTGTCTACAACAAATCCGCTCAAATCAGTATACTTTATTCTAAGTTTCCATTTTAGTTCAAAAACATCGTTTGTATAAAAGCAATTTTTATATTCTTCTGTATTTAGTTTTAGATTGAGAGTTGTTAAAATAGAGTTTATTTCTTTTGAGTTAAAAATCAATGGGTTAAATTGTGTTTTTATAAAGCTAATTAATAGGTAAGGATCGTTCATAAAAAGTTTAAGTTTATCATACTGTGATAATATACTTCCTTTTAAAACTGTTTTGATTCCTAATTGTGAATAATTGGAAGGGGCAAATTTGTTTAACTCAATATTTACCGAATCTCTTTGGTTAAATTCGTTTTTTTGTAATTCGAATTTGGAGCTGACTTTTGTTAAACCTCTATATATAAATGCTCTAATCTTTATAATTTCTTTCTGTTTATTTTTAAGCAAATAGTAATATAATCCCGGTTTTGTAAATGCTGAATCCGGAAAAGCAATGAAAGCAGAAGGTGACGTTAATGAGAACTCTGCTTCCGAAAGAATCTCCTGACAATTATCTAATAATTCCAAGCTAAGGGTTTCTCTGCTTACATTATCTGTTTTTTGTGATTTGAAAATAGATACAATTTGCATTCCCTTTCTTGCTTTAGCAGGTACTATTGAATAGTTATTTATTGAATAGTTATTTGTTGTGTTTAAATCATTATTTTCTGTTTTGGCAGGAATACCTTTTTTTGGATTAATAATCTGTATAGCACTAACAAAATATTTTTCAACAGCAAAATTTTTATTATAGGTAGTATATGCTCTTAAGTAGTAAACATCCGATAAAAATTCTATAGGAATATCCAAAGCTCCTTTGGCAAAGCCATTAGTAATTTTATATTTTCTTTTTATAATAGATTTTTGATTTGCATTGAATAGTTCGATAAAAAGTATTTTACTTAATGATTCTTGACCATTATCTAAATATATATTGGCACTAAACCATATGGTTTCACCACTTAAATACAGATCTCTGTCGGTATATACATTAACACTCTCAATAGGAAAAGGAAGTGCAGAAGTCTCATAATTAACGGATTGTCCATTTAAGATAAAATGAATACTGAAAGCAAAAAGAATAAGAATATTTTTATTCATAGTTGTAATTTTTATCCTACTCTTGCCAGAAATCAGGTTTATGTGTATATCCTCCGCGTTTAGTACAGTCTAAACAAGTGGGTGCAACATAGGAAAAAACATAAAAGAATTCATTTGGCACAAATGGATTCTCAAATGGAAAATCAGTAAAATATATAGGCCAGTCTTCTATTTTTGAATTTATTATTCTATTTTGAATCGAGCTAAGAGAAGTGTCTGTATAACAAATAGTTTCTTCATACCGTCTCCAAGGTGCTTTTACTTGTATTCTTGGTCCGTATGAGCCGGATGCAACTGTAAAATAACCCAAAACTATTTCCGAAGGATTCTGGGAGTTGAAAATATTTCCCCTAATTTGAAAAGGTTGAGTTGTAAATAAAGATCCTTGATTTTCATTCTGTTTTTTTAATTCATTTAGAAAATAATAGGCTTTTTCGGAAATTACGTATTGTTTTAAAAGAATATTGTATCCAAATCGTAAGCGTTTGTCACCGTAGGGAACAAAGTGTAGAGGTAGTTGATGTATATCTTGAATATTTGTATTTTCTAAACTATAAATTATATTTTCTGCTAGGGTTTGTGTCTTCCAACAGTAGTACAGAGAATATATATTTTCCATTGGTTTAAGACCGAAATTGTTTGATATGCCTTCGCTTATAATTGTTCCATCGTAGAAATATAAAATATTTGCAACCGAATGATATTCATATGTCTCTTCAACTTCCCAAAAGAAGTATACATTTGATGTATTTGTTACTTTTGTTTTTACATAAAATTTGAAACCTTCTTGATCGGACTCTGACTCATTCTGGGCATATTGCCATTCTTCCTTATAATAAACATCTTCAACGTCAATAGGATTCAATAATTGTTCAAATTCTGATTCGTAATCTTTTCCATTATTCAAGTGAATATTAACTTTATAGGAACGACCTATAACTCCTTGAATACCATTTGCACTTGTTTTATATACTCCAAGGTCTTCTTCTTTTAAAATTTCTGTATTTCCTTGATCGTCGGAAATAGATATTGTTGCCGATGAAACGGGAATAAAAAGTGTATCTAATATTGAGCTTGAATAGGAGAGCTTTATTGTATAGGGACCGGGGAAATTACTTATCTTACCATCTACAACCAAAAAATGATTATTGTCAAGATTTAATTCAGGAGTATATTCCTCAACACAGGAAGAGTTTATCATTAGGAACAACCCAACGATTACAAACCAATGTATATTTCTGAGTTTATTCTTTTGCATTGTAGTTTCCTAATTTAAAGTTATACGTTATAGAAAAGATTGGTGCTCCAAAAATAGAAAGTTTATAGGCTTGAATCAAGCCGTCTTCCTC is part of the Bacteroidales bacterium genome and encodes:
- a CDS encoding YgjV family protein; this translates as MSDVSLIEVIGYFGSFFIAFAMTFSSIIRLRWFSLIGTILFTTYGFGIGAYPVGIVNAFIMITNIVFLVKQYNKKELFRTLEIRNDNNYLLDFVHFHKEDIAKFYPDFSVKNSKDHLSFLILRNMQVAGIFIGRLLDGNKLCVELDYVIPEYRDYKLGKYVYSADQPIFKEKNIKSLISGSYSPKNDAYLKKIGFEKILEDGTPIYQKHL
- a CDS encoding DUF4249 domain-containing protein; this encodes MQKNKLRNIHWFVIVGLFLMINSSCVEEYTPELNLDNNHFLVVDGKISNFPGPYTIKLSYSSSILDTLFIPVSSATISISDDQGNTEILKEEDLGVYKTSANGIQGVIGRSYKVNIHLNNGKDYESEFEQLLNPIDVEDVYYKEEWQYAQNESESDQEGFKFYVKTKVTNTSNVYFFWEVEETYEYHSVANILYFYDGTIISEGISNNFGLKPMENIYSLYYCWKTQTLAENIIYSLENTNIQDIHQLPLHFVPYGDKRLRFGYNILLKQYVISEKAYYFLNELKKQNENQGSLFTTQPFQIRGNIFNSQNPSEIVLGYFTVASGSYGPRIQVKAPWRRYEETICYTDTSLSSIQNRIINSKIEDWPIYFTDFPFENPFVPNEFFYVFSYVAPTCLDCTKRGGYTHKPDFWQE